Proteins from one Mesorhizobium sp. M9A.F.Ca.ET.002.03.1.2 genomic window:
- the odhB gene encoding 2-oxoglutarate dehydrogenase complex dihydrolipoyllysine-residue succinyltransferase, whose protein sequence is MATEIRVPTLGESVTEATIGKWFKKVGDAIATDEPLVELETDKVTVEVPAAAAGTLSEIAAGEGETVEVGALLGMIAAGGGAKAAAPEPAKAPPSEPKQDAVSQASAPTAASTVRQAAAETARIAGDAGPIEARAMPPAPAAAKLLAESNLAVDQISGSGKRGQVLKGDVLDAIARGAPSQPAETPKAAPVAARAPSSADDLSREERVRMTKLRQTIARRLKEAQSTAAMLTTFNEVDMSAVMALRTKYKDVFEKKHGVKLGFMGFFTKAVTHALKEIPSVNAEIDGTDIIFKNYAHIGVAVGTEKGLVVPVVRDADQMSIAEIEKEIGRLGLAARDGKLSVADMQGGTFTISNGGVYGSLMSTPILNAPQSGILGMHKIQERPMVVGGQIVIRPMMYLALSYDHRIVDGKEAVTFLVRVKESLEDPERLVLDL, encoded by the coding sequence ATGGCTACCGAAATCCGCGTCCCCACTCTTGGCGAATCCGTCACCGAGGCGACCATCGGCAAATGGTTCAAGAAGGTCGGCGACGCGATCGCCACCGACGAGCCGCTGGTCGAGCTCGAAACCGACAAGGTGACTGTGGAAGTGCCGGCCGCGGCCGCAGGAACGCTCAGCGAGATCGCAGCTGGGGAAGGTGAAACGGTCGAGGTCGGCGCTTTGCTCGGCATGATTGCGGCGGGCGGCGGGGCAAAAGCGGCGGCACCTGAACCTGCGAAGGCGCCGCCTTCCGAACCGAAGCAGGACGCGGTGTCGCAGGCCTCGGCGCCGACCGCCGCATCGACCGTCAGGCAAGCCGCGGCCGAGACCGCCAGGATCGCCGGCGACGCCGGGCCGATCGAGGCGCGCGCGATGCCGCCAGCGCCGGCAGCGGCGAAGCTGCTGGCCGAGAGCAATCTCGCGGTCGACCAGATCTCGGGTTCCGGCAAACGCGGCCAGGTGCTGAAGGGCGACGTGCTCGACGCGATCGCCAGGGGCGCGCCGTCGCAGCCGGCCGAGACGCCGAAGGCAGCCCCGGTCGCTGCCCGCGCGCCGTCCTCGGCCGATGACTTGTCGCGCGAAGAACGCGTGCGCATGACCAAGCTGCGGCAGACCATCGCGCGCCGCCTCAAGGAAGCGCAGTCGACCGCCGCCATGCTGACCACCTTCAACGAGGTGGACATGAGCGCGGTGATGGCGCTCCGGACCAAATACAAGGATGTGTTCGAGAAGAAGCACGGCGTGAAGCTGGGCTTCATGGGCTTCTTCACCAAGGCCGTCACCCATGCGCTGAAGGAGATTCCTTCCGTCAATGCAGAGATCGACGGCACCGACATCATCTTCAAGAACTACGCCCATATCGGCGTCGCCGTCGGCACCGAAAAGGGGCTCGTCGTGCCGGTGGTGCGCGACGCCGACCAGATGTCGATCGCCGAGATCGAGAAGGAAATCGGCAGGCTGGGTCTTGCGGCACGTGACGGCAAGCTGTCGGTGGCGGATATGCAAGGAGGCACGTTTACGATTTCTAACGGCGGCGTTTACGGGTCGCTGATGTCGACGCCGATCCTCAACGCGCCGCAGTCGGGCATTCTGGGCATGCACAAGATCCAAGAGCGGCCGATGGTGGTCGGCGGCCAGATCGTGATCAGGCCGATGATGTATCTGGCGCTCTCCTACGATCATCGCATCGTCGACGGCAAGGAAGCGGTGACCTTCCTGGTGCGGGTCAAGGAAAGCCTGGAGGATCCGGAGCGGCTGGTGCTCGATCTGTGA
- a CDS encoding 2-oxoglutarate dehydrogenase E1 component, producing the protein MARQDQANDQFSLTSFLYGGNADYIDALYAAYEDDPSSVDPEWQDFFAALKDDAGDVRKNATGASWARPSWPLQANGELVSALDGDWGIVEKHVEKKVKDRAVVNGIALSDADVHQATRDSVRAIMMIRAYRMRGHLHANLDPLGIAKPLEDYNELSPENYGFTAADYDRPIFLDNVLGLEFGTIRQMLDILTRTYCSTLGVEFMHISDPEEKAWIQARIEGADKEITFTAPGKKAILQKLVEAEGFEQFIDVKYKGTKRFGLDGAEALIPALEQIVKRGGQLGMKEIVLGMAHRGRLNVLSQVMAKPHRAIFHEFKGGSAAPDEVEGSGDVKYHLGASSDREFDGNKVHLSLTANPSHLEIVDPVVMGKARAKQDSLFGRSREEIVPLEERAKVLPLLLHGDAAFAGQGVIAEILGLSGLRGHRVAGTLHFIINNQIGFTTNPRFSRSSPYPSDVAKMIEAPIFHVNGDDPEAVVHAAKVAIEFRMRFHKPVVVDMFCYRRFGHNEGDEPAFTQPIMYSSIRRHKTTVQIYADRLIAEGHIAQAEFDKLKADWRAHLEQEFEVGQHYKPNKADWLDGAWSGLRTADNQDEQRRGKTAVPVKTLKEIGKKLTEVPKDFAAHKTILRFLENRRQAIESGEGIDWSTAEALAFGAILLDGNPVRLSGQDSERGTFSQRHSVLYDQRDETRYIPLNNLSAAQAGFEVINSMLSEEAVLGFEYGYSLAEPKALTLWEAQFGDFANGAQVVFDQFISSGERKWLRMSGLVCLLPHGYEGQGPEHSSARLERFLQLCAEDNMQVAYCTTPANYFHILRRQLKRDFRKPLILMTPKSLLRHKRAVSTLPEMSGESAFHRLLWDDAQQLPGQAIKLTKDSKIRRVVLCSGKVYYDLYEEREKRGINDIYLLRVEQLYPFPAKALINELSRFRNAEMVWCQEEPKNMGAWSFIDPYLEWVLAHIDAKHQRVRYTGRPAAASPATGLMSKHLAQLAALLEDALGE; encoded by the coding sequence ATGGCAAGACAAGATCAGGCCAACGACCAGTTTTCGCTTACCTCTTTCCTCTATGGCGGCAATGCCGATTATATCGATGCGCTCTATGCAGCCTATGAGGACGATCCCTCTTCGGTCGACCCCGAATGGCAGGATTTCTTCGCGGCGCTGAAAGACGACGCCGGCGATGTCCGCAAGAATGCCACGGGCGCCTCATGGGCGAGGCCGTCCTGGCCGCTGCAGGCCAATGGCGAACTGGTGTCGGCGCTCGACGGCGATTGGGGCATCGTCGAAAAGCACGTCGAGAAAAAGGTCAAGGACAGAGCGGTCGTCAACGGCATCGCCCTTTCCGACGCCGACGTGCACCAGGCGACGCGCGATTCGGTCCGCGCCATCATGATGATCCGCGCCTACCGCATGCGCGGCCATCTGCATGCCAATCTCGACCCGCTCGGCATCGCCAAGCCGCTCGAGGACTACAACGAGCTGTCGCCGGAAAATTACGGCTTTACCGCCGCCGACTACGACCGCCCGATCTTCCTCGACAATGTGCTCGGGCTCGAATTCGGCACCATCCGGCAGATGCTCGATATATTGACCCGCACCTATTGTTCGACGCTCGGCGTCGAGTTCATGCATATTTCCGACCCCGAGGAGAAGGCCTGGATCCAGGCGCGCATCGAGGGGGCCGACAAGGAGATCACCTTCACCGCCCCCGGCAAGAAGGCGATCCTGCAGAAGTTGGTCGAGGCCGAAGGCTTCGAGCAGTTCATCGACGTCAAATACAAGGGCACCAAGCGCTTCGGCCTCGACGGCGCAGAGGCGCTGATCCCGGCGCTGGAGCAGATCGTCAAGCGCGGCGGCCAGCTCGGCATGAAGGAGATCGTGCTCGGCATGGCGCATCGCGGCCGGCTGAACGTTCTCTCCCAGGTGATGGCCAAGCCGCACCGCGCCATCTTCCACGAATTCAAGGGCGGCTCGGCCGCACCCGACGAGGTCGAGGGCTCGGGCGACGTGAAGTACCATCTCGGGGCTTCGTCGGACCGCGAGTTCGACGGCAACAAGGTGCATCTGTCGCTGACCGCCAATCCCTCGCATCTGGAAATCGTCGATCCGGTGGTGATGGGCAAGGCGCGGGCCAAGCAGGACTCTCTGTTCGGCCGCAGCCGCGAGGAGATCGTGCCGCTGGAAGAGCGCGCCAAGGTGCTGCCGCTGCTCCTGCATGGCGACGCCGCCTTTGCCGGCCAGGGCGTGATTGCCGAAATCCTCGGCCTGTCGGGCCTGCGCGGCCACCGCGTCGCCGGCACGCTGCATTTCATTATCAACAACCAGATAGGCTTCACCACCAATCCGCGCTTCTCGCGCTCGTCGCCCTATCCGTCGGATGTGGCCAAGATGATCGAGGCGCCGATCTTCCACGTCAATGGCGACGATCCGGAAGCCGTGGTCCATGCCGCCAAGGTGGCGATCGAATTCCGCATGAGGTTCCACAAGCCGGTGGTGGTGGACATGTTCTGCTACCGCCGCTTCGGCCACAATGAGGGCGACGAGCCGGCCTTTACCCAGCCGATCATGTACAGCAGCATCCGCCGCCACAAGACGACGGTGCAGATCTATGCCGACCGGCTGATCGCCGAGGGCCACATCGCCCAAGCCGAATTCGACAAGCTCAAGGCCGACTGGCGGGCGCATCTCGAGCAGGAATTTGAGGTTGGCCAGCACTACAAGCCCAACAAGGCCGACTGGCTGGACGGCGCCTGGTCGGGCCTGCGCACGGCGGACAACCAGGACGAACAGCGGCGCGGCAAGACCGCCGTGCCGGTCAAGACGCTGAAGGAGATCGGCAAGAAGCTGACCGAGGTGCCGAAGGATTTCGCGGCGCACAAGACGATCCTGCGGTTTCTCGAGAACCGCCGCCAGGCGATCGAGTCAGGCGAAGGCATCGACTGGTCGACGGCCGAGGCGCTGGCCTTCGGCGCCATTCTGCTCGACGGCAATCCGGTCCGGCTGTCCGGGCAGGATTCGGAGCGCGGCACGTTTTCGCAACGTCACTCCGTGCTTTACGACCAGCGCGACGAAACACGCTACATCCCGCTCAACAATCTGTCGGCGGCGCAGGCCGGCTTCGAGGTCATCAACTCGATGCTGTCGGAAGAGGCCGTGCTCGGCTTCGAATATGGCTACAGCCTGGCTGAGCCGAAAGCGCTGACGCTCTGGGAGGCGCAGTTCGGCGATTTCGCTAACGGCGCCCAGGTGGTGTTCGACCAGTTCATCTCGTCGGGCGAGCGCAAGTGGCTCAGGATGTCGGGCCTCGTCTGCCTGTTGCCGCATGGCTATGAGGGCCAGGGGCCGGAGCACTCGTCGGCGAGGCTGGAGCGCTTCCTGCAGCTATGCGCCGAAGACAACATGCAGGTGGCCTATTGCACAACGCCGGCTAACTACTTCCACATCTTGCGCCGGCAGCTGAAGCGGGATTTCCGCAAGCCGCTGATCCTGATGACGCCGAAGTCGCTGCTGCGTCACAAGCGGGCGGTGTCGACGCTGCCGGAAATGTCGGGCGAAAGCGCGTTCCACCGGCTGTTGTGGGACGATGCCCAGCAGCTCCCCGGCCAGGCGATCAAGCTCACCAAGGATTCGAAGATCCGCCGAGTCGTGCTCTGCTCGGGCAAGGTCTATTACGACCTCTACGAGGAGCGCGAGAAGCGCGGCATCAACGACATCTATCTGCTGCGCGTCGAACAGCTCTATCCGTTCCCGGCAAAGGCGCTGATCAACGAGCTGTCACGCTTCCGCAACGCGGAAATGGTGTGGTGCCAGGAGGAGCCCAAGAACATGGGCGCCTGGTCGTTCATCGATCCGTATCTGGAATGGGTGCTGGCGCATATCGACGCCAAGCATCAGCGGGTGCGCTATACCGGCCGGCCGGCAGCCGCCTCGCCGGCAACCGGATTGATGTCGAAGCATCTCGCCCAGCTTGCCGCCTTGCTCGAAGACGCGCTCGGCGAATAG
- a CDS encoding PIN domain-containing protein, whose amino-acid sequence MPNARIECFLDSNVLLYAASERTRDPHRHDIAQGLVLGTVFGVSGQTLAEFANVARRKSVSAYAVIDQWLVFLGALPFVPVDQAYVVAGLRLARRYQLKYYDAALLAAAERLGAPVFYTEDLNHNQLYGSVRAINPFL is encoded by the coding sequence ATGCCGAACGCGAGGATAGAATGCTTTCTCGACTCGAACGTCCTCCTGTACGCGGCTTCGGAGAGGACTCGTGACCCCCACCGCCACGACATCGCGCAGGGGCTTGTCCTCGGGACGGTCTTTGGCGTCTCCGGTCAGACCCTTGCGGAGTTCGCGAATGTCGCGAGACGGAAATCAGTCTCTGCCTATGCCGTCATCGACCAGTGGCTGGTGTTTCTCGGCGCGCTTCCGTTTGTTCCAGTCGATCAGGCTTATGTCGTTGCAGGGCTTCGTCTCGCGCGGCGCTATCAACTCAAATACTACGACGCAGCGCTGCTCGCCGCCGCCGAGCGGCTGGGCGCGCCCGTCTTCTACACGGAAGACCTTAACCACAATCAGCTCTATGGCTCCGTTCGGGCCATCAATCCTTTCCTTTGA
- the sucD gene encoding succinate--CoA ligase subunit alpha → MSILIDKNTKVLVQGLTGKTGTFHTEQALAYHGTKMVGGIHPKKGGETWTGAKGERLPIFATVAEGKAQTGANASVVYVPPAGAAEAILEAIEAEIPLIICITEGIPVIDMIRVKARLDRSTSRLIGPNCPGVLTPNECKIGIMPGNIFRKGSVGVVSRSGTLTYEAVFQTTNVGLGQTTAVGIGGDPVKGTEFIDVLEMFLADDETKSIIMIGEIGGSAEEDAAQFLKDEAKRGRKKPMAGFIAGRTAPAGRTMGHAGAVISGGKGGAEDKIAAMESAGIRVSPSPARLGTTLVEAIKG, encoded by the coding sequence ATGTCCATTCTCATCGACAAGAACACCAAGGTGCTGGTCCAGGGCCTGACCGGCAAGACCGGCACGTTCCATACGGAACAGGCACTGGCCTATCACGGCACGAAAATGGTCGGCGGTATCCACCCCAAGAAGGGCGGCGAGACGTGGACCGGCGCCAAGGGCGAGAGACTGCCGATCTTCGCGACGGTGGCCGAAGGCAAGGCGCAGACCGGCGCCAATGCTTCCGTCGTCTATGTGCCGCCGGCGGGCGCCGCGGAGGCGATCCTGGAAGCGATCGAAGCCGAGATCCCGCTGATCATCTGCATCACCGAGGGCATACCGGTGATTGACATGATCAGGGTCAAGGCGAGGCTCGACCGCTCGACATCGCGGCTCATCGGCCCCAACTGCCCCGGCGTCCTGACCCCAAACGAATGCAAGATCGGCATCATGCCCGGCAACATCTTCCGCAAGGGCTCGGTCGGCGTTGTTTCCCGCTCGGGAACGCTTACCTATGAGGCAGTGTTCCAGACCACCAATGTCGGCCTCGGCCAGACCACCGCCGTCGGCATCGGTGGCGACCCGGTCAAAGGCACGGAGTTCATCGACGTACTGGAGATGTTCCTCGCCGACGACGAGACCAAGTCGATCATCATGATCGGCGAGATCGGCGGCTCGGCCGAGGAAGACGCCGCGCAGTTCCTCAAGGACGAAGCCAAGCGTGGCCGCAAGAAGCCGATGGCCGGTTTCATCGCCGGGCGCACGGCGCCGGCCGGTCGTACCATGGGCCATGCAGGCGCGGTCATCTCCGGCGGCAAGGGCGGCGCCGAGGACAAGATCGCGGCGATGGAATCGGCCGGAATAAGGGTGTCGCCGTCGCCGGCCCGGCTCGGCACGACACTGGTCGAGGCGATAAAGGGTTAG